The nucleotide sequence GCTTATTAGATCAATTTCAAGAGCTCCGTAAAAAAAGCGGCAGTGAACAATACAATGCATCATTTAGCTAATCAGCGAACATGTTCTTTACATGGAAACCATTCAGCAGAACGAAAAGCGCTAATACATATTTCTACTCCAGAAAATTAACAACAATTTATTAAAGAGGAGTGTACGTTAATTGTCATCTTTCGTGCTTTTCTATCAATAATGGAAAGTATTTAAGCAATAATTTAATCAGTACCGGTACATTTCCCGTTGTATGATTATAACACAGTTGCATCTCATGTagaaattgtttattattattgttcttgtcCAAAATGAAACGCGTTTGCACGTATTTATATTTTACTTACAGTGTGGATCTGACGTCGAACACAATCCGTATCCAGGCAACAGTCCCTGGTCACATCACAGCGACTGGTGTCCAGACTACCGATGCAGAGATCATGGGCATTCCCCTGAAAGGAAGTGGTCCATTCACCATTAGTCTGGGTAAGTATAATGATATCATGATCCCTGATAGACTCCTCAAGACTCGTGCGACACAGAAGTAATATTACAATGGAAATCAGTCAGATTATCACGTAAAGCGTACAAGTGAGAATTTCTCATGTAATTCAGTAACTTGTAAACACACCACTCTCTCATCCAACCCAATCAAGTTCCCTCGTTCGCATTATTTCTGCATTTTGAAAGAGAAAAAAGATAATTGTAAAGTCAGAAAACACTCATTTTTCATGTTTACACGTTAGATGTACGCAGTTATAAACGATCGAGGAAAGATGTTCCTTATTTCCTAGCTGTTCATCTCCCTTGCCGTTAACCATTGCTCACACTCTCTAAACAAATGATGTACCCTTTTCCCTAGGTTTAACTACTGAACAAAGGAGCGGGTGAGGAGAGAACTCTGAATGCTAAGTTAATGGAAATATATGAAGACAATACATATTTCACAACTAATTAACAGCTGGATTACGTCATGCCTTAATTACAAAAATAATTCGTCTCGACAGAAAAAAAGGAAGATAGGTCAAAATTCAACACGTCCTAGACCCTAATGTCATTAGGACAGATGACCAATCAATTTCGCCATTCTGTTCAGTTTTCAGTAATAAGAAGATATGATGACTGCGCTCCCCTGAAAAGGTTCTCACTTCTGATGAGCTTTTATTTCGTCTATGTGTGTACTATCTGGTTGACAAATGTCACTTGCAAAAAAGGAATAAACCTGACATTTCGCCAACTAAAGAAATAGGATTAATAGATACCTCGACGTTGTAGTCTGAATCCTGCACGGTCTTTAATTCAACGAGTATGAAACAGAGGTGGCTTTTGGTGTACTCAATGTGTTCACCGTCGTGAGAGCAGAAACAATCGGATAAATACCTCATTTAATGACGCTGAAATGTTTTTGGCCTCAGACAccttttttatattgttttgttCAGTATAACAGCTTCTTTGTCTTAAAGTATTGTCGTTTACAagggttagcacatctgcctcagAAATAGAGTTGTCGAGTTCATGAGTTCTTGTACAACTACTTTCTGTTTACAGCAATTCTTCGAGATTTCCTATATGTACATATGCATCCACTATATTCCTGAAGCCACCTTACGGTATGTGGTAGAGTGCATTTCTAGTACCACCACCGTTGCCCTCTCCTCTGTACTGTTCACGAAGGGAGAGTCATGAGATCGACTGTTGGTAAACCTCTCGTGAACTCTAATATCTCCGATTTTCTTGTAGTAGTCGTTACAAGAGACTATGTGAGAAGAAGAaatatgttatccgactcttcTTCGAATCTACGCTCTCGGAATTGTAACAATATACATCTCCGTGATCCATGACGCATCTCTCGCAGCGTCTAGTACTGGAGACTGTTAACCATCTCCGCAACGTCATCGCACTTGCTGCACGAAACCGTTACGAATCTCGCAGCTCTTCATTGGACGCTTTCTATCTCTTCTATAGGTCCTACTCTTTAAGGTCCGTAGACTGAGATAGTTCAGAATCGCGCAGCTCTTCATTGGATGCTTTCTATCTCTTCTATTGGTCCTACACTTTATGGCCCGTAGACTGAGATAGTTAACACCTACAATTTCCTTTACGTTTTTGAGTATTTACCAAGCAGTATTAGGTCAGTTGTACCAATAAAGTAGTTTCTTGTTTCTCATCTTTTCTGTTGTTTACTGCAACCTCCAGATATTTAAACTCTTCTGCTTCTTCAACAAGTGTTTGTTAGTTTTCAAATGCACTGAATTGTCATTAAGTGATATTGGTCACATAATTGTCTGATTACACGACTGTTTCGATAAATCACGATTAATAAATGTGTACATATAAAACTAAAGCCTGTAAATATATAAGGTTGCAGCTTTCTTCACGTACGAAATTTGTGAAACGTTTCTCTGGAGAGATTCGTAGTGTGTTTTTAAGCTAACTTAAGACTCTGGTTTACAGCCAACCCCTCTGTGGCCGTGACGCTGACGGGAGCTCCCAGCGCCGGTCCAAACGGCCAGACGTACCTGCGGCTCACCTCTGCCAGCGCCGccatcgaacccggaacccccacCGCCGACATCAAGGGATTCTTCCCGCAGTTCCCACCTCTCGGTAAGAAGAAGCCAAAGTATCTTCTTGTACAACAGAACAGCATACTGCCACATGTCTAATATTTTCATTGTGAATAGAAGCAGCATCTGTACGTCAGGACTGTAGATTAGAAAGCTTCACTTACCATGCCGTTCCATTTGTGCAGATAGTGCCCCACAGAGCTCGTAAATATTTAATCACATTTACGTAACCCCAATAGCTGCTGTAACACCAATAGCTGCTACCAAAAATGATGACTGAATAGCAGAAGGGGACATAGAAATTTACGCTCTATTAAGATTTCTTTATCAAACAAAAGAATTTTACTCTCAGAAACAGTGAAGCAAGGTGGTTTCATTAAAACTATGTATTTTTTGGCGTCTTAGCAGAGGTGATGCCGCATGGGTTGctttaataattttatgttacctCATGATGATCATTTGGATCGAAACCTGTAAAGAATGAGGGCTTACTTTATCACCAGCTCTTAGTAATGCATAAATATGGCTTTCTTTACAGTAGACGCATTACCTGGTAAATATCGTTCCTGGAATGTAGCTCAATTCAGTAATTCCAGCAGTGATTACTTCACCCAAGTGTTTATTTAGCGCTGCGATCTTTATTTCTCTTTTTCCCTTAGTTACCTGTCCGCAGTATATctgacaataaaaaaataaaaaatggtactTTTAGCCAACAAAGATATTTGTATTCCAGCTGGACTCTGCATTAGTAACTCAGCACACCCGAAACAGATCCCACACTTTCTCAGCGCCTGGCGCATTTGCTTCTGACTCTTGGAGGTGAGCCAGAAACAAATCACAGGATTAACGACCGTTCACCTGGTACACCGGCCGCTCTGAGCGTTACTATTAACCAGTTACCCACTCCCATCTGCTCCACTTTGCTTCCCAGAAAAACAACAGTCAAATACTGAAAACACAAAAAGAAAGTCAAAATCAAAGATATaatggggcgatcaaaaagtctgaggacgttgctgcagcataCATCCAAGCGAACCTCCTACGCGGCAATGTAAGTATTGACATGTAAGTAGAGGATTAGTGTGGGATTCGTGTAATTTTGACTTGATTGCCGTAAATGCGAAAACATGAACTACGACGACGTTATTACTAcgtgcatccaaacaggaccaatgttctgttattcttttcttggctgccgaagggcaaacaccggtagacacccatcggataatgaagaatgtgtacggggcagCATGTGTGTCGAAAACCGTCGTTGTGTAATGGTGCGCTAAATTCAGTAATGCTGCTTCATGATAGCGCACGTCCCTTGCACATGACCCATATCGCAAAAGTCGTAACGCATACATAACGCCAATTCAGGTGGaaaacactcgagcacccgcccaacATTCCTGATCTCTCCACATCCGGTATCAAATCTCtggtgttttttttatatatataaggcCTTGAAGAGTTGACTATTTCTCTCGGACAAGGAAGTTCAGCAGGCAGTTGCGGACTTCTTCAggcagcaggacatggtgttttaccaaacgggtatctgtctttgggatgattgtctcaatgctcacggcgattttgcgtgACTGGGATACCGATCTTGGATTGTACGGTATTCGAAAGGAAGTCTTTTTCTTGCCCCATACAAATGATTCACACCTTAGAGTAAATGACAATGCAGCGATAGTAATGACTTCCagtcacagaaataaaataattactgGGGTATCATTTCTTTGATCTCATATTGGTATTCTACTACTGCAGAGTACGAAAGTCATTTTATAGTGTTAACGCTAATTTACTGCAGTGGTGCTCTGTGTCAACTATATGAAGGTGCAAAAACAGAAACGTAATACTTATAATTCTCTCAACTAATACAGTGCTGCAAAGCAAAAGTGTAGGGGGATGCTAAAGCCTTGCCTGATATCTgtattacaaccccccccccccccccccgcccgccaacCGCAACGCTCCGACTTCGTCCGCGACGAACGAATCAACAACAGTAGCAgtgcaataaataacaaatgatcCTAATTTTATCTGATAGTTTCGCAAATATACATCGTTGAAAAGACGTAATATGGGCATACACAATGGAATAAAACCCTGTAATACTTTGGATTGAGACAAGTCGCTATTGAAAGTTAAAATAGAGCAGTGTTATTTGACGACAGGGTACTTGCAGTTACAGAGCTAGTTCTTCTGCCCTCTCAGTGGTTGAAAGAGTACCTCTCTGCCGTCGAGGCGTTGACAGCATTTTCGTTCGACTTAGTTCATGCGCGGGTGTTTGTTCAACGAAGACCTTATTCACATTTCTCTGCCGGGCCTTTCGTAACAGAAACTGATCAACGGTGGACAAATGAAAGAAGACAGAGTACTAGAGACAGATTGCGGAGATGTTGGGCAGAAAATAATGCCTGCAGTACCGTGTAGTTCTCTTTAACGGCTTttctcgaataaaaacaattgagaTGTCtactgtgtctgctgttatgttcatTTAGTGCAGTTGTCAATACAATGTCTTATTAGCGTAACATATAGTAAATTAAGCTCGCACAGACGGCGAGTGGTAATTTCCGTCTGGTTAGAAATACTTTAACAGCTTAACGAGTATCGCCGGAGGATGGTTAACGTAACAACTAGGGCTCACAATAAGGAAACTGAGTGCAGCAGGAAAGTAGGAAAACTGGATATTATGCATCTGCCCACGGCCAGCGCGGCGCATGGCAGAGTGGCCGGCCTCGGGTTTCTTAACTCGGTCGACCGGCTCCGCGCCGCGAAATGCCAGGCGAGTGCAGGCAACCCGCGCCACGCCGCGCCCGGGACCGACTCGAGTTGTTGCCCTTGCAGAGGCCGCTGCCAGCGCCTTCGCCAGCGTGGTCGCGCCGGACGTCGTCCAGAGCCTGAAGCCGACGCTGGACAAGTGGCTGGGAGGCGTCGCGCTGCAGCGCGCGCAGGCCGTGTTCAGCTCGGTGCCGTACGACGCGCTGTTCCCCGGGCGCACGCCCGCCGTCGTCGGCCTGTACAGGGCCGTGCCCGCGCTGcacgcgctgccgctgccgctgtcggCGTTCGCCTACCACAAGTAGGCTCGCAGCGACGCTACACAGTCCCTCTGAGGGACGCAGCAGTACAACTCTTGCTCACATTTTCTGGTTCGCCCAGTTACCACCtagtattattattttctttattcggAAGCAGTACTTCACACTTCAGACTAACACTGGACAGTAATGAAAATATTCTTTCTTCAGGGATCATTCAGTTTATGTGTGGGTCAGTTATGGCACACTATGTATTTTTATGTTCCCACGTTGTGATATTGTATATTCATTAAAAACTATTGTTGTGTCCAATTGTTTACTGTAATTAATAGTTACCAATAAATGATCACATGTCTTAAGTACATGTCTATTATTCACATTAACACCTCAAAATTCCTTCCAATCCAAAATGAAAATCCAGTTTTCTATTTCTTGACAAATTATATCTCTTTTTAAATTTAGAAGCGCTCCATTACTTTCACTTTAACTACATTCATTACATACTGGACCCCAAACTTAAAATTACAGACAAAGCTGTCGAAAAGAAAACTTTTACCATTTATAATAACAGCAATACgatattaaataacaaatttcaataaacttataaataaagaacaaatcATACGAAACACTGTTCAGTCCTTAATTATTAGTATCAGGAGAGTAAATGTACTGGGAAAAGTGTAACACAACAGAATAAAAGATGGGACGTGTAGATTACATGAAAGATCAGGAAATGTGACTGATATCATAAGGAATGTGAGAAACATTAGAATCAGATAATTTAAAAGCCAATGACAAACGACAAAAAATCTGAGAATCTAGCAGGATTaaggaaaaaataaaggaaatcaaagtGATATCACATCACTTGTTTAACGTAACAGTTCCAAATCTCGCTAACCAGCATACATCAGCATCCCCACAGTACGACTTCGTATTCTACAAAGGGAAAAAAGCACAACTGcaaattatcagcaatagcaatCGATCCCAGATGAACTTTAGTTTTCCTATCAGtgtactgactggtctgatgcagcccgccacgaacttCTCTCCTGTTTTATCTCTGAGACCCACTTACcagctacatcctcaattatttgtctgATGTATCCCAATATGTGTCTTCCTTTGCAGTTttcacactctacagctccctctagtaccatggaaggtactccctgatgtcgtaacagatgtcctaccatcctgccccttcttattctctgtgtttcccatatattcctttcctcgccgattctccggagaacttcctcattcattcCCTAATcatttcacttaattttcaactttcttctgtaacaccacaactcaaatgcttctattctttccCATCTCAGTTTTCCCATACTCCACGTCTCACTGCCGTAAAATACtgttctccaaatgtacattcccagaaatttcttcctcaaattaaggcctgcgtTCGATATTAGCAgaattcttttggccagaaatgccctttttgatagtgatagtctgcttttgatgtaatcTTTGCTccttccgtcactggttatttcgcttcctaggcagcagaatttctgAACTTCACCTAtatcgtgaccatcaaacctgatgttaagtttctagctattctcatttctactatttctctttACTTCCGTCTTTCTACAATTTTCTCTCagcccatactctgtactcattagactatgcattccattcagcacatcctgtaattctttttcaatttcgctgaggatagcaatgtcaacaccaaatcgtaacattgatatcctttcaccatatttaatcccactcttaaacctttctttttctgtggtcattgcttcttcgacatatagattgaacagcaggggcgaaagactatatccctgcctCACACCTGTTTTAGTCAGAGCAGTTCTTTCTTATTCTTCCACTGTTatcgttctctcttggttcttgtaaatgtTGTATATTATCCGTATTTCCCTGTAcctcacccctatttttctgagaatttcgaacatcttgcaccaactGACACTGCTGAATGCTTTT is from Schistocerca cancellata isolate TAMUIC-IGC-003103 chromosome 6, iqSchCanc2.1, whole genome shotgun sequence and encodes:
- the LOC126191078 gene encoding putative beta-carotene-binding protein codes for the protein MQTTAGVLLALVAALAARCADGGVQTCNASSPDFQLCVRAALQQLIPELASGVPSIGAEGVDPLRGLPPVVHNSNGFKVQLDDVSISGLSATLINDVNVDLTSNTIRIQATVPGHITATGVQTTDAEIMGIPLKGSGPFTISLANPSVAVTLTGAPSAGPNGQTYLRLTSASAAIEPGTPTADIKGFFPQFPPLEAAASAFASVVAPDVVQSLKPTLDKWLGGVALQRAQAVFSSVPYDALFPGRTPAVVGLYRAVPALHALPLPLSAFAYHK